GAGATATGACCGATAAAGCGGACATGCAGGCTGAAGGCAAAAAAGATAAAGCGAAAGGCGAGATCCAAAAGGATATCGGGGAAGCGAAAGATAAATTCATAGATAAAGATTAATCTTACGGAAAAGGCAGGAAACGATATGTTTCTTGCCTTTTTTTGATGTAACCAAATGTAACAAAAAAGTCCATTGATTTGGTTAAAGTATCCAAATTTTTTAAATATTCTTTGAATTAATATCCCTCTTCTATATAATAATGACATGAGTTGTTAACTTTTATTACATTTAATGGTGAAATTTAGACAAAGGGAGGCTCTGAATGAAAAACTAAAGGGTTGGCATACAATCTGTTTTTCTGTTGTTTCTGCTAATGATTCTGATAACGGGATGCGCTGCGCCGAAGAAAGTGTCGGAAGCCAGCGGAGATGCGAAAAAAACGGTTGATATCGACACAAGCGGGGATGCAGTGAAGGTTGGGATTCTTCACTCGTTAAGCGGGACAATGGCGATCAGCGAAGTGTCCGTTCATGATGCGGTATGGAATTACTTCCAGACAACCAATACGAGCGTAAATCAAACGTTCGTGAAGAACTATAAAAAGATGAACGGCGGTAACAGGGTGACGAGCGACCCGATTGAAGCGGGTTATAATGCGGTATATCTCTGGGCGGCGGCTGTTGAAAAAGCCAAGTCCTTTGATGTCGATAAGGTGAAGAAAGCGGCTGACGGGATTACATTTAATGCCCCGGGCGGCCCAGTGAAAATCGACGGAGATACACAGCATCTTTACAAAACGGTCAGAATCGGGGAAATCATGGGGGATGGACAGTTTAAAGAAGTATGGAACTCAGGTGACCTGGTAAAACCTGATCCGTATGTTGGGCAAAGGGGTTAACTAAATAAATCAAAGCCGTTTGCGGCGGAGGAGGTTCATTATGACACAATTTATTAAAAGGGGTCATAGGCCTGCTTCCGGCTAAACAGGGGGATATTTGTTTTAAACAAACGTTTATTCAAAACGAAAAGGCAGAAAAACGGGCAAGAATGGGGATTGCGTACGTTCCGCAGGGAAGAGATATCTTTGCCTCCTTAACCGTTCGTGAAAACCTGCTGCTCGGGGAGGAGCCGCTTCTGAAGAAGAAGCGGACGGGGCAGGTAAAGGAAGAGATTTTTCAGTGGTTTCCTGTTTTAAAGGAAATGCTTGACCGCAAAGGCGGTGATTTAAGCGGAGGGCAGCAGCAGCAGCTTGCAATTGCCAGAGCGCTGATGGGAAATCCAAAAATTATTTTACTTGATGAACCAATGGAAGGAGTTCAACCTTCAATTGTCGAACTAATCAGACAAGTTATCATAGAAATTTCCAGAAAAAATGACATTTCCGTTATGTTAGTCGAGCACAGTTTGGAAAACGCGTTCACATGTGCTGACTATCTTTATGTGATCGACAGGGGAATGGTTGTCGACCATGGAAAGGCGGATGAAGAAACGGCACGCCGCTTTGAAAGGCATCTTATTGTATGAACATCACGTGAAGAAAGGGAGGTGATGTCCCGCCTGCATGTTCCGTAAATTCGCAGTAATAGTATCCGATTAATAAGACAAAAGAAGGAGGACTACAGTTGAAACTGACACCGGTTGAACAAGAAAAATTGCTTATTTTTGCAGCGG
The Bacillus vallismortis genome window above contains:
- a CDS encoding CsbD family protein, with translation MGNDSVKDKMKGGFNKAKGEVKDKAGDMTDKADMQAEGKKDKAKGEIQKDIGEAKDKFIDKD
- a CDS encoding ATP-binding cassette domain-containing protein, which produces MCFKQTFIQNEKAEKRARMGIAYVPQGRDIFASLTVRENLLLGEEPLLKKKRTGQVKEEIFQWFPVLKEMLDRKGGDLSGGQQQQLAIARALMGNPKIILLDEPMEGVQPSIVELIRQVIIEISRKNDISVMLVEHSLENAFTCADYLYVIDRGMVVDHGKADEETARRFERHLIV